One Heyndrickxia oleronia genomic window, GATGAACTGTTTGGTCAATTGAAAAAGCCAGAGGAAATTCTTGAAGGGATGGAGAAAAAGATTGATCCATTGTTGAAATAATCGATGAGGGGGTTGTCTAATAAGGGTTCTGACCTCGTGAATTTGGGGTCAGCCCCTTTGCTTTTTAGAGTGCCCGTTCGTTATTCATAGGGGTGAATGAAGTTGACTACTTCTTTAGCGCAACTATTAAAAGAAAAGAAAATAGCGTTGATTGTTAGTTTACCAGAAAATAATTGGGAGCTTGCTAGGGCAGCGATTGAGTCTGGGGTGGATGCAATAAAGCTACATGTTAATGTAGAACATCGTGCATCTGGAAATCATTTTTATGCGACAGAGGCGTATAGAACGGAATTTCACAAAATTAGAAGTGGGTTTACAGGTCCACTTGGAATTGTGCCTGGAGGGGCATTAGAGAGTATCAGTGAAAGGGAAATGAAAGAATTAATTAATTGTGGATTCGATTATTTTTCTATCTATGCGCATCATATGCCTGGTTGGATGATGTCTATTGACCAAATGGAAAAGACATTTGCTATTTCAGCTGATTATTCTTTCAATATACTCGGAAATGTGAAGAATATGGGGATAACAGCACTAGAGGCATCCATCATCCCAGGTGAAGAATATGGATTCCCTTTAACCTTTAAAGATGCTCTTGCTTATCAGAAACTTGTTCAGAAGGTGGATGTACCTGTTCTTGTGCCGTCACAACGCAAACTTACCCCTTCGGATATTCCGTTGCTCTATCAGACTGGAATTAAGGCGATTATGCTGGGAGCAATTGTTCTCGGTCATGATACGCAAAGTATAAAAAAGGCCGTATCTTCTTTTAGAAAAGCGATTGATTCGTTATAAAGGGGGAGGGAAAAATGGAAACGAACATACAGACAGAGAAGAAACTTCATTTGAGGAAAAATAAAAACCGACGAAAATTTATTGGAAGTGAGTCCTTTTATGGCTATCTATTTACGAGTCCGATGATGCTGGGGTTCCTGTTGGTCATGCTATTCCCTCTAATCTATTCAATTTATATGAGTTTAACAGATTGGAAGCTACTGAATGACCCTAATTTTATTGGAACAGAAAATTATCAAAGACTTGTAAATGATCCAGACTTTCTAATTGTGTTAAAAAACACACTCATCTTCTCGGGTGGCTTGGTACCGATCAATATTATTTTAGCTCTGTTATTAGCCTTGCTATTACAGAGAAATCTGAAAGGAATTGGTTTATTTCGAACGACCATCTTCATTCCAGTTATGACTTCGATTGTTGTTTGGTCAATTATTTGGAAGTATATGTTTGGTACAGATGAGGGATTTATTAATCAATTGCTTGGTTGGTTAGGAATAGAAGGACCTGCATGGTTATATGATCCAAAATTAGCAATGGGGGCCGTTATTTTTGTCAGCGCGTTAAAAAATGTGGGTTTAAACATGGTCTTATTTTTAGCGGCCTTACAGCAAGTAGATAAAAACCTTTATGAAGCCTCTTATTTAGATGGAGCGAATAAATGGAAGCAATTTCAGCATGTTACCTTACCGATGATTACTCCTACTGTATTTTTGACCCTAATTTTAACGATTATTGGTTCCATGAAGGTATTTGGGCAAATTTATGTGATGACTAACGGAGGCCCGGGAAACAGTACGAAAGTATTGGTTTACTATATTTGGGAAAATGCCTTTAAACTATTTGATTTTGGATATGCTTCTGCAATTGCCATTGTTTTATTTGTCATTATTTTAGTCTTTACTCTTATTCAATGGGGGGTTAGAAAAAGGTGGGTTTTCCATGAGGAATAAAAAGAAAAATGGAATCTTAACGAGATTTACATTTTATGGTGTGCTTACTGGCCTTTCTTTAATTATGATTGTTCCATTTTTGTGGATGATTAATACTAGTTTCAAAGATCCTACAAAGATTTTTACTTTTCAGCTTATTCCTAAACCGTTTCGCTGGGAAAATTATATCGAGGTGTTAAAATCAACTCCTTTTCATCTTTTTTATTTTAATAGTTTTTATATAGCTGTATTAGTAACAATTGGAACGATATTTTTAGGCTCTTTGGCAGGATATGCTTTTGCAAAATTAAAATTCAAAGGAAGTTCTATTTTGTTTCTTTGTTTATTAAGTACGATGATGATTCCCGTTGAAGTCATTACGATTCCTTTATTTCTCTTTATGAGGGATTTAGGATTAATCAATACACATGTTCCGTTAATTGCTATTCCGATCTTAGGACCTGCTGGAGTATTTGGTGTATTTGTTATGAGGCAATTCTTTTTATTAGTACCTAAAGAATTAGAGGAAGCGGCGAAATTGGATGGATGTTCATATTTCCGAATTTATTGGAACATTATGCTTCCATTGGCAAAGCCAGCGATTGCAACACTGACCATTTTTACATTTCTAACTAGCTGGAATGAATTTTATGAACCACTCATTTATATTAACTCGAAGGAATTAATGACTTTACCACTTGCTTTAGCATTATTTACCGATGAAGTAGGTACGAAATGGGAGTTATTAATGAGTGCATCTGTTATGGCAACTGTTCCATTACTAATTATCTTTTTCTTTGCCCAGAAACAATTTATTGAAGGTGTGTCCATGACTGGAGGGAAATAAAAAGCTTTAGCTTATGAAGGGGAGTGGAGTGTTGAAGGAAAAATTAGAATATGATGTCGTTGTTGTTGGAGGAGGGCCTGCTGGTATTAATGCAGCGATTGCTTCCGGTAGAATGGGAGCTAAAACACTGTTAATTGAGCGATATGGGTTTTTAGGGGGGATGTCAACAGTCGCTTTAGTTTATCCGTGGATGACGTTCCACACAAGCTCTGGAAAGCAAGTCATTAAAGGAATCGCACAAGAAATTGTTGAACGGTTGATGGCTTGTGGAGGATCACCTGGTCATTTACGAGATACCGTTGGATTTACTAATACGGTAACTCCCTATCATCCTGAAAAATATAAGATTTTAGCGTTAGAAATGCTAGAGGAAGCGAAAGTGGATGTATTGGTGCATAGCTTTGTTGATAAGGTAGAAGTAGAAGGAAATAGCATTACCTCCATTCACTTAACGACGAAATCTGGCTCGATTCATGTAACTGGAAAAAGCTTTGTTGATACATCAGGTGATGCAGATATTGCCTATCTATCGGGGGCGCCTTGTTTGAAGGGAAGAGAAAGTGATCATAAAACTCAGCCTATGACAATGAAGTTTCGAATGCGCGGAGTAGATTTAAATAAGGTAAAGCAGGTAATGAAAGAAAACCCAAGCAATTTTTATAAAAAAACGCCGATTAATGAATTAGATGAGCTTCCTTTAACAGGAGTTCAAGGCTTTTATAAGGAATGGAATGAATCAGGTGTTCCGATTAATAGAGACCAAGTATTATTCTTTGCAGGACCTGAAGAGGATGAAGTGTTAGTAAATTGCACACGTGTTCAAGGATTAGATGGTACAAATGTGTTTGATTTAACAGAAGGGGAAAAGGAAGGACGTAAACAAGTCTTAATGATGGCAGATTTTTTGAAAGAGAAAGTTCCTGGTTTTGAAAAGGCGTCAATATCTGCTGTGGGCACTCAAATTGGTATTCGAGAAACACGTAGAATAGATGGACAATACTCATTAACCATTGAGGATGTCATTGCCGGTAGGAAATATGAGGATACAATTGCTCTTAGTGGTTATCCAGTTGATATTCATGATCCTACTGGAAAAGGTGTACAGGCAAATGATATTCAAGGAGATGGAAGCTATGGTATTCCGTATCGTTGTCTCGTACCTAAAGGAATTAATAATCTACTAGTTGGTGGAAGATGTATTTCAACCACCCATGAAGCTCTGGCAACAACAAGATTATCCCCAAGCTGCATGGCAACAGGGCAAGCCGCTGGGACTGCTGCGGCCCTTTCATTAAAAGAAAGAGTTCATCCTAAAGATTTGAATATTTCTTTATTAAGAGCACGATTACGTGAGAACGGAGTAGTGTTGTGAAAAGGGGATGGGTGATCCCCTTTTTTTTGGTTGATGGATATTAGTTGGATTTAAATCAAATCAATATCCACAATTTTTTAAAAGTAATTATTGGATTGCTCCCCTTATTTTGGTTTCTCCACAGAATATATCAATCTACCACGAAACAAAGAATGGAGCGCCGGGAAAGAGTTCTTCAGTCCCCGACTCAAACACGAAACTTCGTCCAAGTGATATTTTTATGTGATTCTTTCCATGAAAATTATTTGACAAAGCTCCTATGATTGCTCACTATTATATATGGACAAATGGGGCAAAAAATTTTTGCCCCCATTTTTCTGCAAATGATAGTAGTTTAGCTTTTTGAACAATACTCGCCCTTTGTGGGATACGTGCTGGATAAGGCTCATTGTAGGCAATATATTGTCATCAGAATTGCAAAGAATGCAATGTTCATAGTTTTTTTATGAATTTTATGAGGCATTGCTGATCAATGACTTATTGAAGAGAAAATGTACGTATGTGATGAAATGAAGAAGAATGGTGTCCATTTTTGGAATATATTTTACAACATAAGACTAGCAGAAGAAAGGTAAGTTGATTATGGCGAAGATAGGACGTAATGATTTATGTACATGTGGAAGCGGGAAAAAGTATAAAAAATGCTGTGGAAAAAATAATACGGTTGTATCAATGGAACATTTAATAGAAAAAGAACTATCTGATATCCAGATGGATATTATCAAATTTGCAATGAAAAATCATCAAGAAGAGATAGATGCGAATTTGGGTAAGTACCTGAAGGAATATGATGTTCCAAAAGAGGTGAAAGAATTATATTACTTCTTTAATCTATTATGGTTTATTACTTCCGTTGAGTTAAAAGGAAAGACGATTATAGCAGAGTATATCGACGAGCATATACATACGTTTAATAGACAAAAAATAAAGGATAGTTTACAAACATGGAGAAATGTGACCCCTTCTGTATTCAAAATTCAACAACAAGTGGAAAATGACTATGTGATCGTTCGAGACATCTTTACTAATGAGATAACAAAGGTGAAGGTGCTAGAAGAAGAACATAATATAGAACCAGAAGGCATGATCCTAGGAACCATCTTAACTGCAGGAGAAGAATCGTTCTTCTTTGCGACATTTTTAGATATGCCGGCTAGTGCATCAGTAAGAATAGAAGAGGGCATCATTAATTTATATAAACGAAGTGGGAAAGCAACTCCTATTCACTTTATGTCTTCCTCATTTCTTGAGGTGCTAGATTACTTTTTATTTGGGCAAGTGGAAGTATCGATTGATGATTTAGAGTGGATAGCGCCACAGCATAAGGAAGTGGCAGTCGATTATCAAGAATATATGAAAGCATACCCACTTGGTGAAACTGCTACAGAAATGGGGATATTGCTTTGGCATAAATACTGCATGATGAAAAAACCATCCATTAAAAAGTCAGCTATTTATGAAGCAGCCTTGGTCTATCTAGTTGATAGAATTCTGTCGGTAGGGGGATCCCTCACACAAAAGAAATTAGCTGATGATTTTAATGTTTCAAGCAGTAGTATATCATCAAAATTTAAAGATCTTGAATATGTCCTTGTTGATGAAATTAAAAAATTGCATGACAAGCTTGAGCTAGATGAATTTAATTCTGGTGAAGCGGACACCATTAACGAAGTGTTAGGTTAAATAAGCATCCATAGTTCCACTAAGAAAAGAATGTTCCCTCATTGTATATACATTGTGGGGGGGCATTCTTTTTTTCTTAGTTGCTAGATATTTCTTCAAAGGACAAAAGTGCCCCTTTGGAGAACGACATAAATATTTGCTATACTTTCCTTATAAAGACGTTAAAACGTTGTTGAAAGGATTATGACAATGAAAAAAAGTGAAATAGAATATTGGATAGAAAAACTAGAATTGATTCCTCATCCAGAGGGTGGATTTTACAAGGAAACTTTTCAATCGGGGGAAAAGGTAAATATTTATGGTGAGCGAAAGCTTTATACAAGTATTTACTTTTTATTAAGATCTCAGGATGTTTCTCATTTTCACAGATTGAAATCGGATGAATTATGGTATTTCCATGCTGGAAGTCCGTTAACCATTCATATGATTCATGAAAACGGGGAATATGAGGAAGTTAAATTAGGATTGAATATTGAGAACGGCGAGGTGCCACAATTTTTAGTTCCGAAACACGCCATTTTCGGATCTTCAGTGTTGGAGAATGATACAGGTTCTTTAGTTGGATGTATGGTCTCCCCAGGATTTGATTTTCAGGATTTTGAACTTTTTACGCAGGCAGATCTTATTTCTCAATATCCTCAACATAAGGAAATAATTAAAAAGCTGGCTTATGAGAATCTTCCGGAATAAATAATTTTTTATAAAAATAGTCAAATAAAAGGGATAATCCACTTGGGAATCTCTTTATTTTTTTCCTCGCGATTTATTTAGCATTCTGGATTTGGTGGGGGTACATAGATAAAAATGGATACCGCCTGAGTCTTTTTAGAAAGGCTGTTTTCGCATGCTTTTGAAATGTCCAATTGCAGGTTTTCCAAAAAGGGATTCAGAGGTCTTTGGAGTTTGCAGCTCTATTCTAAGTGAAATGAAAGAAAGAGCGTTCTTGAACTGATAGTTATTAGTAAAAAACCTTCCTTAAATAGTAACAATGTTGGCGAAAATAGACTTTAGAATTATACGCATAAGTTGCTTAAAAAAAAAGAAGGGGCTGTCTTTTCAGACAGCCCTTTAATAGCAATGATAAAATTAATTTCTATCACCAAACAAACAATCCAACAATCATCGCACTTAGTAAAGATACGGCCATACCACTGACTAAAAGCTTCCAAACATTTTTCCCGATAATGCTTGAACTGCTTTCCCCGAAAATGGAGTTATATGTCCCATAGATCATGCCGACTGTACTAAAGTTGGCAAATGAGGTTAAGAATGTAACGGTTACGGCAACTGTATGTGGTGACATGTCTTTCAAATGGTTTTTTAAGTCCATCATGGCAACAAATTCGTTTGTTGAGATTTTTATTCCCATTAATGAGGCAACATACATGGCATCGTGACTTCCTAATCCAAGAAGGAAAGCAAATGGGCTGAAAATAATTCCGAAAATCTTTTGAATGGTTAAGCCATGAACAAAGAATCCGAGTATCCCGTTAAGACAAGTGGTTAATGCAACATATCCGATAACCATTGCTAGGATAACAATAACCATTTTAATTCCGACGAGCATACTATTTGAAATCGTAGAAAAGAAGTCCTTTTTCTCCTCTTTCGGTGGAACATAGACAATATCCTCTTCTTTGCTAACATCAACAGGGTTTAAAATACTAGCTAATAGCAGGGCATTTAAACAGTTTAATGGAATCGCTGCAAATACGTATTCAGCTGGTACCATTGTTAAGTAAGCTCCGATGATGGAACCGCTGATACTACTCATACTCATGATACCGAATGTTAGAAGTCGCTGGCTTTTTAACACCATTAGCTGCTCACGAATAACGGCTAATGCTTCTGTATTTCCTAAAAACATCATTTGAATCGAGAAGAAGCTTTCCATTTTTGGCAAACCAGAAATTTTTGAGATGACCCAGCCTACTTTATCAATGATCCAAGTCATAATTCCGAAATAAGATAAAATATCGAAGAATGTTACTATGAAAATGATTGGCATTAAAGCACTAAAGAAGAAATCAACGGTCTCGTTTGCCATCACTGATGGAAAAGCAAACGAAATTCCAGCATTTGCACATGATACTAACCAAGTAAAGAATCTAGCAATTTGATTAATAATCCATGTTCCAACAGGGGTGCTTAACATAAACCATGTAATTATGAGTTCAACAATAAACAGACTAGCAAGCGGTCGCCACTTTATTTTTCGCTTAGCTGGTGAACAAAGGAATACAAGTCCTGCAACAATTAGTACACCTAGTATATTTAATAAAAAGAACAAGTCATCAACCCCAATTAAATGTTATTTGATAAATAAAAAACCCTTATTCTTTCATACCTTCAGCCGACTGACAGAAAGCATGAAAAAATAAGAGTTTTTAAATAATTGGGATACTAAGAATTAGTTGCTCTTAAGGTAGGAGCAATTAATTAAATGTATTCATAATCTCTCATTATTCATACTTCCTTGTAGTCTAGCATTTTATCGGCTGCCAGGTAGAAACTATCAGACCATTACCACTGATATTATACAAGGATATTAATTTGTGTTTTTAAGAATAAACACATTCTAACTTAGAGTGGGTTATGAATCAATGGAAAAATGAGATGTTTTAATATTTATATTATTATTAAAAGTTAGTTATGTAATTTTGTTAATAGTTGACAAGGTTCGAATTATTGATATATTAGAATAATCTTGTATAATGGGTGTGAAATCAATGGAAAAGGAGAACGACATGAAAAAGAATATTTATTTTAATCATGATGGTGGAGTCGATGACTTAATTTCGTTATTCTTATTGTTGAAAATGGAGAATGTTAAGCTAACGGGTGTATCGGTTATTCCAGCAGATTGCTATTTGGAGCCTGCTGTGTTTGCAAGTAGAAAAATCATTGATCGCTTCGGACAGGGTGATCTGGATGTAGCCGAATCCAATTCTCGTGGGAAAAATCCTTTTCCAAAAGATTGGCGTATGCATGCATTTTATGTCGATGCTTTGCCTATTTTAAATGAATCAGGAAAAGTCGAAACTCCTGTAGCTGAGAAGCCTGCACATCTTCATATGATTGATTGCCTTCGAGCGACAGAGGGGAAAACGACTTTATTATTTACTGGGCCACTTACTGATCTTGCCCGTGCATTAGATGTAGCACCTGATATTGAGGAGAAAATTGAACGACTTGTTTGGATGGGAGGCACTTTCCGTGAAGCAGGAAATGTAGCCGAGCCTGAGCATGATGGGACTGCGGAATGGAATGTATTTTGGGATCCGGAAGCAGCTGGACGTGTATGGGAATCGAAGATAGAAATTGATTTAGTCGCCCTTGAAAGCACGAATCAAGTACCACTTACGGTTGATGTTCGGAATCGTTGGGCAGCGGAGCGTAAATACATTGGTGTCGACTTTCTTGGCCAATGCTATGCAATGGTACCACCACTTGTGCACTTTGCAACCAACTCAACCTATTATTTATGGGATGTGTTAACAACGGCATTTGTTGGCAATAGTGATCTTGTGAAGGTTAAACGGATCAACAGCATTGTTCACACAAATGGACCAAGCCAAGGCCGAACAGTTGAAACAGATGAGGGTCGTCAAGTCAATCTCGTTTACGATGTAAATCGTGATGAATTCTTTGACTATATAACAGAATTGGCTAAACAAGCGTAATTGTTCTTTACTACTTTAAAGCAGTGGGGGTCTGACCCCCACTGCTTTTATTGCTTGTCATTTCGATATTGTTTTGGAGTGAGTCCGGTGAATTTTTTGAATATCTTGATGAAGTAGCTTTGGTCGTTGAAGCTTAGCCATGCACTGATGTCGGTGATTGGGTAATTGGTTAGTGTTAGTAGCTTTTTTGCTTCGTCTATTCGTTGTTGTTGAATATATTCACTGATAGATTGGCCTACTTCTTTTTTAAAGAGAGAGGATAGATAATTTGAACTTAAGTGAGTGATCTCGGCAAGTTGATCCAATGTAATATCCTCATACAAATGGTTATAGATGTACTGTTGACAGATTGTGATGGCCGTAGAATATTTTTGTTGATTGGCTTCGCATACTCGATTAGTGAAGTCATAAATGGCCTCTTCCATCAACGTTAATATTGCGTTTATGTGTTCCAGCTCTTCTAGCTGTTGAATATAGAAATCACTTAATGTGAACGCGGTTTCTTCATTTAATCCACCTTCAATTGCTGCTCTACATACAAGGGCAATTCCAGTAATCATTAAATTCTTTTCGCTTCTTATACGGCTCCGTTTAGATAATAAGCCTAGCTCCGCTTCCCCTACAATCGAGTAATTGATGATTTCCTTTAATTGATCTTTACGACCTTTTCTTACATAGTCCAGTAGCACTCTTTCATAGGAAAGATTTGTATGAAAAATAGAATTTCGCCGACCTTTTGAGAGTTCAAGCTCGGAATTTTCAATTTGAGCATGAAAGGATGCGAGCTCCTTGTTATTTTGAATCACTAATGAAGAATCTAATGGTTGATGATAGATCATGTAATAAACTAATAAACTGAGTGAAAGAAATGCAGGTTGATCAATGATGGGTAATGATTGATAAAATTCAATCAGTTTTCTTTTATTAGGGTTGTCTTTATATGTATCCATAATAATACGAATGCTCTCATCGGATATTTCACTTTTTAAAGATGGACCAATGATAAGGGAACCTAAATATTGCTTGCTTTCCTGCAGGTGAATAATAAAAAAATTCATTTCTGCTTTCGTAAAAAAGATAGGGAACTCCTCTGGATTCTTCTGATAGGAATGGACAACTAGTAGCT contains:
- a CDS encoding carbohydrate ABC transporter permease, whose protein sequence is METNIQTEKKLHLRKNKNRRKFIGSESFYGYLFTSPMMLGFLLVMLFPLIYSIYMSLTDWKLLNDPNFIGTENYQRLVNDPDFLIVLKNTLIFSGGLVPINIILALLLALLLQRNLKGIGLFRTTIFIPVMTSIVVWSIIWKYMFGTDEGFINQLLGWLGIEGPAWLYDPKLAMGAVIFVSALKNVGLNMVLFLAALQQVDKNLYEASYLDGANKWKQFQHVTLPMITPTVFLTLILTIIGSMKVFGQIYVMTNGGPGNSTKVLVYYIWENAFKLFDFGYASAIAIVLFVIILVFTLIQWGVRKRWVFHEE
- a CDS encoding carbohydrate ABC transporter permease, coding for MRNKKKNGILTRFTFYGVLTGLSLIMIVPFLWMINTSFKDPTKIFTFQLIPKPFRWENYIEVLKSTPFHLFYFNSFYIAVLVTIGTIFLGSLAGYAFAKLKFKGSSILFLCLLSTMMIPVEVITIPLFLFMRDLGLINTHVPLIAIPILGPAGVFGVFVMRQFFLLVPKELEEAAKLDGCSYFRIYWNIMLPLAKPAIATLTIFTFLTSWNEFYEPLIYINSKELMTLPLALALFTDEVGTKWELLMSASVMATVPLLIIFFFAQKQFIEGVSMTGGK
- a CDS encoding FAD-dependent oxidoreductase, translated to MKGSGVLKEKLEYDVVVVGGGPAGINAAIASGRMGAKTLLIERYGFLGGMSTVALVYPWMTFHTSSGKQVIKGIAQEIVERLMACGGSPGHLRDTVGFTNTVTPYHPEKYKILALEMLEEAKVDVLVHSFVDKVEVEGNSITSIHLTTKSGSIHVTGKSFVDTSGDADIAYLSGAPCLKGRESDHKTQPMTMKFRMRGVDLNKVKQVMKENPSNFYKKTPINELDELPLTGVQGFYKEWNESGVPINRDQVLFFAGPEEDEVLVNCTRVQGLDGTNVFDLTEGEKEGRKQVLMMADFLKEKVPGFEKASISAVGTQIGIRETRRIDGQYSLTIEDVIAGRKYEDTIALSGYPVDIHDPTGKGVQANDIQGDGSYGIPYRCLVPKGINNLLVGGRCISTTHEALATTRLSPSCMATGQAAGTAAALSLKERVHPKDLNISLLRARLRENGVVL
- a CDS encoding SEC-C metal-binding domain-containing protein, producing the protein MAKIGRNDLCTCGSGKKYKKCCGKNNTVVSMEHLIEKELSDIQMDIIKFAMKNHQEEIDANLGKYLKEYDVPKEVKELYYFFNLLWFITSVELKGKTIIAEYIDEHIHTFNRQKIKDSLQTWRNVTPSVFKIQQQVENDYVIVRDIFTNEITKVKVLEEEHNIEPEGMILGTILTAGEESFFFATFLDMPASASVRIEEGIINLYKRSGKATPIHFMSSSFLEVLDYFLFGQVEVSIDDLEWIAPQHKEVAVDYQEYMKAYPLGETATEMGILLWHKYCMMKKPSIKKSAIYEAALVYLVDRILSVGGSLTQKKLADDFNVSSSSISSKFKDLEYVLVDEIKKLHDKLELDEFNSGEADTINEVLG
- a CDS encoding cupin domain-containing protein, producing the protein MKKSEIEYWIEKLELIPHPEGGFYKETFQSGEKVNIYGERKLYTSIYFLLRSQDVSHFHRLKSDELWYFHAGSPLTIHMIHENGEYEEVKLGLNIENGEVPQFLVPKHAIFGSSVLENDTGSLVGCMVSPGFDFQDFELFTQADLISQYPQHKEIIKKLAYENLPE
- a CDS encoding nucleoside transporter C-terminal domain-containing protein, which gives rise to MFFLLNILGVLIVAGLVFLCSPAKRKIKWRPLASLFIVELIITWFMLSTPVGTWIINQIARFFTWLVSCANAGISFAFPSVMANETVDFFFSALMPIIFIVTFFDILSYFGIMTWIIDKVGWVISKISGLPKMESFFSIQMMFLGNTEALAVIREQLMVLKSQRLLTFGIMSMSSISGSIIGAYLTMVPAEYVFAAIPLNCLNALLLASILNPVDVSKEEDIVYVPPKEEKKDFFSTISNSMLVGIKMVIVILAMVIGYVALTTCLNGILGFFVHGLTIQKIFGIIFSPFAFLLGLGSHDAMYVASLMGIKISTNEFVAMMDLKNHLKDMSPHTVAVTVTFLTSFANFSTVGMIYGTYNSIFGESSSSIIGKNVWKLLVSGMAVSLLSAMIVGLFVW
- a CDS encoding nucleoside hydrolase, whose amino-acid sequence is MKKNIYFNHDGGVDDLISLFLLLKMENVKLTGVSVIPADCYLEPAVFASRKIIDRFGQGDLDVAESNSRGKNPFPKDWRMHAFYVDALPILNESGKVETPVAEKPAHLHMIDCLRATEGKTTLLFTGPLTDLARALDVAPDIEEKIERLVWMGGTFREAGNVAEPEHDGTAEWNVFWDPEAAGRVWESKIEIDLVALESTNQVPLTVDVRNRWAAERKYIGVDFLGQCYAMVPPLVHFATNSTYYLWDVLTTAFVGNSDLVKVKRINSIVHTNGPSQGRTVETDEGRQVNLVYDVNRDEFFDYITELAKQA
- a CDS encoding helix-turn-helix domain-containing protein, yielding MKNSLTDLPYICKLLHDTHQISVFFLNSFHEFEYEYLSSDIRNGPYYIPLKELLVVHSYQKNPEEFPIFFTKAEMNFFIIHLQESKQYLGSLIIGPSLKSEISDESIRIIMDTYKDNPNKRKLIEFYQSLPIIDQPAFLSLSLLVYYMIYHQPLDSSLVIQNNKELASFHAQIENSELELSKGRRNSIFHTNLSYERVLLDYVRKGRKDQLKEIINYSIVGEAELGLLSKRSRIRSEKNLMITGIALVCRAAIEGGLNEETAFTLSDFYIQQLEELEHINAILTLMEEAIYDFTNRVCEANQQKYSTAITICQQYIYNHLYEDITLDQLAEITHLSSNYLSSLFKKEVGQSISEYIQQQRIDEAKKLLTLTNYPITDISAWLSFNDQSYFIKIFKKFTGLTPKQYRNDKQ